From Carettochelys insculpta isolate YL-2023 chromosome 3, ASM3395843v1, whole genome shotgun sequence, a single genomic window includes:
- the LOC142011662 gene encoding L-gulonolactone oxidase-like: MVHGQGGIKFQNWARTYGSSPELYFQPTSVEEMKEILDLARQRSKRVKVVGGGHSPSDIACTDDFMVHMGKMNKILKVDEEKRQVTVEAGILLSDLNVELSKYRLALPNLGAVSEVAAAGVIGTGTHNTGISHGILPTQVVALTLLTASGEIRECSESVNTEIFQAARLHLGCLGVVLSLTFQCVPEFYLLETSFPSTLQEVLDNLDSHLRRSEYFRFLWFPHSENVSVIYQDHTNKPPSSSASWLWDYAVGYYLLEFLLWLSTFLPSLVRWVNRCFFWLLFSGQGETVDLSYKVFSYECRFRQHVQDWAIPIEKTKEALLELKAVLEKNPKVVAHYPVEVRFARGDDIWLSPCFQRDSCYVNIIMYRPYGKDVPRLDYWLAYESIMKKAGGRPHWAKAHTCTRKDFEQMYPGFQKFCAIREALDPTGMFLNAYLEKVFY, translated from the exons GTTCACGGCCAGGGAGGCATCAAGTTCCAAAACTGGGCCAGGACGTACGGCTCCTCCCCCGAACTGTACTTCCAGCCGACGTCGGTGGAGGAGATGAAGGAG ATTTTGGATCTGGCCCGGCAGCGGAGTAAGAGGGTGAAGGTGGTCGGGGGCGGACATTCCCCTTCAGACATCGCCTGCACAGATGACTTCATGGTCCACATGGGGAAGATGAACAAGATCCTCAAG GTGGACGAGGAGAAGAGGCAAGTGACGGTGGAAGCGGGAATCCTCCTCTCCGATCTCAACGTCGAGCTGAGCAAGTACCGGCTGGCCCTGCCCAA CTTAGGAGCCGTTTCGGAGGTGGCGGCCGCCGGGGTCATTGGCACGGGGACGCACAACACAGGCATCAGTCACGGCATCCTGCCCACCCAG GTGGTGGCGCTGACGCTGCTGACGGCGTCCGGGGAGATCCGGGAGTGCTCCGAGTCGGTCAACACCGAAATCTTCCAGGCCGCCCGGCTGCACCTGGGCTGCCTGGGCGTGGTCCTGAGCCTCACCTTCCAGTGCGTGCCGGAGTTCTACCTGCTGGagacctccttcccctccaccctccaGGAG GTCCTGGACAACCTCGACAGCCACCTGCGCAGATCGGAGTATTTTCGCTTCCTGTGGTTCCCCCACAGCGAGAACGTGAGCGTCATCTACCAGGACCACACCAACAAG CCTCCCTCGTCCTCCGCCAGCTGGCTCTGGGACTACGCCGTCGGGTACTACTTGCTGGAGTTCCTGCTCTGGCTCAG CACCTTCCTGCCCAGCCTGGTGCGCTGGGTCAATCGCTgcttcttctggctgctcttctCGGGCCAGGGGGAGACCGTCGACCTCAGCTACAAGGTCTTCAGCTACGAGTGCCGCTTCCGGCAGCACGTCCAGGACTGGGCCATCCCCAT CGAGAAGACGAAggaggccctgctggagctgaaggCCGTGCTGGAGAAGAACCCCAAGGTGGTGGCCCACTACCCGGTGGAGGTTCGCTTTGCTCGGGGGGACGACATCTGGCTGAGCCCCTGTTTCCAGCGAGACAGCTGCTACGTGAACATCATTATGTACAG GCCCTACGGGAAGGACGTGCCGCGGCTGGACTACTGGCTGGCCTACGAGAGCATCATGAAGAAGGCCGGGGGGCGCCCGCACTGGGCAAAG GCTCACACCTGTACCCGGAAGGACTTCGAGCAGATGTATCCCGGCTTCCAGAAGTTCTGCGCCATCCGGGAGGCGCTGGATCCCACCGGCATGTTCCTGAACGCCTACCTGGAGAAGGTGTTTTACTGA
- the HADHB gene encoding trifunctional enzyme subunit beta, mitochondrial, with translation MTSMLSCVIKSLPATSTWAYRFPVRAFSCSPLSQAAVQPKSKKTLAKSGVKNIVVVDGVRIPFLQSGTSYADLMPHDLARASLQGLLHRTSVPKEVVDYIVFGTVIQEVKTSNVAREAALGAGFSDKTPAHTVTMACISSNQAITTGVGLIASGQCDVVVAGGVELMSDVPIRHSRKMRKTMLSLNKAKTLGQRLALVAKIRPDYFAPELPAVAEFSTSEVMGHSADRLAAAFAISRVEQDEYALRSHALARKAQDEGLLSDVVAFKVPGKDTVLRDNGVRPSSMEQMAKLKAAFIKPYGTVTAANSSFLTDGASAVLLMSEEKALAMGYKPKAYLRDFVYVSQDPKDQLLLGPTYGTPKVLERAGLTLADIDVFEFHEAFAGQILANLKAMGSDWFAQNYMGRKSKVGAPPLEKFNTWGGSLSLGHPFGATGCRLVMTAAHRLKKEGGQYALVAACAAGGQGHAMIVELYPQ, from the exons TCCAGCCTAAGAGTAAGAAAACTTTAGCCAAAAGCGGTGTGAAGAATATTGTGGTGGTGGATGGGGTCCGCATTCCATTTTTGCAGTCTGGCACTTC ATACGCAGACCTGATGCCCCATGACTTGGCCAGAGCGTCACTGCA GGGGCTGTTGCACCGGACCAGCGTCCCGAAGGAAGTTGTTGATTACATTGTGTTTGGCACAGTTATCCAGGAGGTGAAAACAAGCAATGTGGCTAGAGAG GCTGCCTTGGGAGCTGGCTTCTCTGACAAAACTCCAGCCCACACAGTCACTATGGCTTGCATCTCTTCGAACCAAGCTATTACCACAG GAGTTGGTCTGATTGCATCTGGCCAGTGTGatgtggtggtggctggtggcGTGGAGTTAATGTCGGATGTTCCCATTCGTCACAGCAGGAAGATGAGGAAGACTATGCTCTCCCTTAACAAGGCCAAGACCTTGGGCCAGAGGCTGGCGTTGGTTGCTAAAATCCGCCCTGATTACTTTGCCCCAGAG CTCCCAGCTGTAGCGGAGTTTTCCACCAGTGAGGTGATGGGACACTCAGCAGACCGGCTGGCTGCTGCCTTTGCTATCTCCCGTGTAGAACAAGACGAGTATGCCCTGCGTTCCCACGCACTGGCCAGGAAGGCCCAGGATGAGGGGCTGCTCAGTGACGTGGTAGCCTTCAAAGTGCCAG GCAAAGATACAGTTCTTAGAGATAATGGAGTCCGTCCTTCCTCAATGGAGCAGATGGCGAAACTGAAAGCTGCTTTTATTAAACCCTATGGGACTGTGACAGCTGCCAACTCCTCCTTCCTG ACAGACGGGGCTTCGGCAGTTCTGCTTATGTCTGAGGAGAAGGCTCTGGCCATGGGCTATAAACCAAAGGCCTACCTAAG GGATTTTGTGTACGTGTCCCAGGACCCAAAGGACCAGCTCCTCCTGGG CCCAACGTATGGCACTCCCAAAGTGTTGGAGAGAGCGGGTCTCACCCTGGCTGACATTGACGTGTTTGAGTTTCATGAAGCTTTTGCT GGGCAGATTTTGGCTAACCTGAAAGCTATGGGTTCAGATTGGTTTGCACAGAACTACATGGGCAGAAAGTCTAAG GTCGGAGCCCCGCCACTGGAGAAGTTCAATACCTGGGGGGGCTCCCTGTCGCTGGGCCATCCTTTTGGTGCAACCGGCTGCCGCTTGGTAATGACTGCGGCTCACAGGCTGAAGAAGGAGGGAGGACAGTATGCTCTGGTTGCCGCCTGTGCTGCAGGAGGACAG GGCCATGCAATGATTGTGGAGCTTTACCCCCAGTAA